One window from the genome of Nocardioides panaciterrulae encodes:
- a CDS encoding ATP-binding cassette domain-containing protein yields MTMTQLDTQRPVRDLPPAAPLDDTVDWRRLRRPVAFWALVACAVAAVGTALGSVVAGRLAEHATATLVWLLAAAVVGAAVLDTAARTLWAVVVDRAEGRLRADLLDAALHQPLSTLTDQAVGEVLDRVDDDTHEVGTLLRQSAWQAIRTVLGSGPLWIVAGLTWWPAFVLFPLAGVGALAVVRPLLPQVSARKVEEEMAWTDHAAAMEEGVAARDDLRVSLGQAHVIRRCTELAATVHERFAIVLGLESRIGRRTGTMLHGVLAATALVGVVLVVDGRLDTSALVTLFLVTTMFVGRVDQLARQLPDLQAGLGAVIRLRALLATEREPLGGGELPTGALDVSFQDLHFAYEEGRFALQHVDLHVPAGTTCALVGRTGSGKSTLASLVSRAVEPEPGTVLLGGVDVLDLDLQLLRSAVGVVTQRTEILAGTLAENITLFRPVPRAQVEDAVAELGLQGWVAGLPQGLDTLLGPGGTSLSSGEEQLVAFARLLVRDVRVVVLDEATARMDPVTEANVVRAAERLLAGRTGLLVAHRLSTTQRAEQVAVLEGGRVVQHGPRSRLARQPGPFRELLTAAAEDQALPAAAASPPPAPTPVAAPAATPAGSAAEAPPAGSHLGTVRRTGRPPAAAPLRPLPGLARATTSALLVEPRWGLVSIGLFLAAALSGAFGAVTGWIWGHLVTELQAGRTPVELTAALVVSLMVSPLLVAEAFRRYPRWWISVMLRVRTSVLAGQTAQHRLDRTPPGEVVARTMDADRLARYADRWVDFLNGLAIVAVTALVAHSLLAGGVLLAVMVTSSLASSLGRRVAGRSAAASAAARARFGRSLVSALDSVRTVKLAASTPSVHAHLRAVDGGRVDAAVREHRVQALLDGVPIVMVQCGVVAAWAVLLTGGWGLATALLVAGAVNGFDWFGRVAGSVITEAPGTRHWMQATSRLAGGGDLMHLPADVDLVHGTAPLPSPAERDPLHSLELVGLSAVHDDGTVGVSDVDLTIGARELVLLLGQVGSGKSSLLSALAGLVASTGEIRWNDRPVQDPQAELRPGRVAHVAQVPRVLSGTFADNVLLDHGDRPIGPALETARMSPDVESAGGHDALVGHRGVRLSGGQVQRLALARGLACQAELLLADDVSSALDAATEIELWSALRAQGVTVVGATSKRAALAQADRVVVLVEGRVAASGHWSDLVGRWGHLAG; encoded by the coding sequence ATGACGATGACCCAGCTCGACACCCAGCGCCCCGTGCGGGACCTGCCCCCGGCCGCCCCGCTCGACGACACCGTCGACTGGAGGCGGTTGCGTCGTCCGGTCGCCTTCTGGGCGCTGGTGGCCTGCGCGGTCGCCGCCGTCGGCACCGCGCTGGGCTCCGTGGTCGCCGGTCGCCTCGCCGAGCACGCGACCGCCACGCTGGTCTGGCTGCTGGCGGCGGCGGTCGTCGGCGCCGCGGTGCTCGACACCGCGGCCCGCACGCTGTGGGCCGTCGTCGTCGACCGGGCCGAGGGCCGGCTCCGGGCCGACCTGCTCGACGCCGCCCTGCACCAGCCCCTCTCGACGCTGACCGACCAGGCCGTCGGCGAGGTGCTCGACCGGGTCGACGACGACACCCACGAGGTGGGCACCCTGCTGCGCCAGAGCGCCTGGCAGGCGATCCGCACGGTGCTGGGCTCGGGTCCGCTCTGGATCGTCGCCGGGCTGACCTGGTGGCCGGCCTTCGTGCTGTTCCCCCTCGCCGGCGTCGGCGCGCTCGCCGTCGTCCGACCGCTGCTGCCGCAGGTGTCGGCCCGCAAGGTCGAGGAGGAGATGGCCTGGACCGACCACGCCGCGGCCATGGAGGAGGGCGTCGCGGCGCGCGACGACCTGCGCGTCAGCCTCGGCCAGGCCCACGTGATCCGGCGCTGCACCGAGCTCGCCGCCACCGTGCACGAGCGTTTCGCGATCGTGCTCGGCCTGGAGAGCCGGATCGGCCGCCGCACCGGCACCATGCTGCACGGCGTGCTGGCCGCCACCGCCCTGGTCGGCGTGGTGCTGGTGGTCGACGGCCGTCTCGACACCTCCGCGCTGGTCACCCTGTTCCTGGTCACGACCATGTTCGTCGGCCGCGTCGACCAGCTCGCCCGCCAGCTGCCGGACTTGCAGGCCGGCCTGGGGGCCGTGATCCGGCTGCGCGCGCTGCTGGCCACCGAGCGCGAGCCGCTCGGCGGCGGCGAGCTGCCGACGGGCGCCCTCGACGTCTCGTTCCAGGACCTGCACTTCGCCTACGAGGAGGGCCGGTTCGCCCTGCAGCACGTCGACCTGCACGTGCCGGCCGGCACCACCTGCGCGCTGGTGGGCCGGACCGGGTCGGGCAAGTCGACCCTGGCCTCGCTGGTCTCCCGCGCCGTGGAGCCGGAGCCCGGGACGGTGCTGCTCGGCGGTGTCGACGTCCTCGACCTCGACCTGCAGCTGCTCCGTTCCGCCGTCGGCGTGGTGACCCAGCGCACCGAGATCCTCGCGGGCACGCTCGCCGAGAACATCACGCTGTTCCGCCCGGTGCCCCGCGCCCAGGTCGAGGACGCCGTCGCCGAGCTCGGCCTGCAGGGCTGGGTCGCCGGTCTGCCCCAGGGCCTCGACACGCTCCTCGGCCCCGGGGGCACCAGCCTGTCCTCCGGCGAGGAGCAGCTGGTCGCGTTCGCCCGGCTGCTCGTGCGGGACGTGCGGGTCGTGGTCCTCGACGAGGCGACCGCGCGGATGGACCCGGTGACCGAGGCGAACGTCGTCCGCGCGGCGGAGCGCCTGCTCGCCGGACGCACCGGCCTGCTGGTCGCCCACCGGTTGTCGACCACCCAGCGTGCCGAGCAGGTCGCGGTCCTCGAGGGCGGCCGGGTCGTCCAGCACGGCCCGCGCTCCCGCCTCGCCCGGCAGCCCGGTCCGTTCCGCGAGCTGCTGACGGCCGCCGCCGAGGACCAGGCGCTGCCCGCAGCGGCGGCGAGCCCGCCGCCGGCCCCGACGCCGGTGGCCGCCCCGGCCGCGACGCCCGCCGGCTCTGCGGCGGAGGCGCCGCCCGCCGGCAGCCACCTCGGCACCGTGCGTCGCACCGGCCGGCCGCCGGCGGCGGCACCGCTGCGGCCGCTGCCCGGCCTCGCCCGCGCCACCACCTCGGCCCTGCTCGTCGAGCCGCGCTGGGGCCTGGTCAGCATCGGGCTGTTCCTCGCCGCGGCGCTCTCGGGCGCGTTCGGGGCCGTGACCGGCTGGATCTGGGGCCACCTGGTCACCGAGCTGCAGGCGGGCCGCACCCCGGTCGAGCTGACCGCCGCCCTGGTGGTCTCGCTGATGGTCTCGCCGCTGCTGGTGGCCGAGGCGTTCCGTCGCTACCCGCGCTGGTGGATCTCGGTCATGCTCCGGGTCCGCACCAGCGTGCTCGCCGGCCAGACCGCACAGCACCGGCTCGACCGCACGCCACCCGGCGAGGTGGTCGCCCGCACGATGGACGCCGACCGACTGGCGAGGTACGCCGACCGCTGGGTCGACTTCCTCAACGGCCTGGCCATCGTGGCGGTGACCGCGCTGGTCGCCCACAGCCTGCTCGCCGGCGGCGTGCTGCTGGCCGTCATGGTGACCTCCTCGCTGGCCTCGTCCCTCGGCCGCCGGGTCGCCGGCCGCTCCGCGGCGGCGTCCGCGGCCGCGCGGGCGCGGTTCGGCCGCTCCCTGGTCTCCGCGCTGGACTCGGTGCGCACGGTCAAGCTGGCGGCCTCGACGCCGAGCGTCCACGCGCACCTGCGCGCGGTGGACGGCGGACGGGTCGACGCCGCCGTGCGCGAGCACCGCGTGCAGGCGCTGCTCGACGGCGTGCCGATCGTGATGGTGCAGTGCGGGGTGGTCGCGGCCTGGGCGGTGCTGCTCACCGGCGGCTGGGGCCTGGCCACGGCCCTGCTGGTGGCCGGCGCGGTCAACGGCTTCGACTGGTTCGGCCGGGTCGCCGGCTCGGTCATCACCGAGGCCCCCGGCACCCGGCACTGGATGCAGGCGACCAGCCGGCTGGCCGGCGGTGGGGACCTGATGCACCTGCCCGCCGACGTCGACCTGGTGCACGGCACGGCGCCCCTCCCGAGCCCGGCCGAGCGCGACCCGCTGCACAGCCTGGAGCTGGTCGGTCTCTCCGCCGTCCACGACGACGGGACCGTGGGGGTCAGCGACGTCGACCTGACCATCGGGGCGCGGGAGCTGGTGCTGCTGCTCGGGCAGGTGGGCTCGGGCAAGTCCAGCCTGCTCTCGGCGCTGGCGGGCCTGGTCGCGTCCACCGGCGAGATCCGTTGGAACGACCGGCCGGTGCAGGACCCGCAGGCCGAGCTGCGTCCGGGACGGGTGGCCCACGTCGCCCAGGTGCCGCGGGTGCTGTCGGGGACGTTCGCCGACAACGTGCTGCTCGACCACGGCGACCGGCCGATCGGCCCGGCCCTGGAGACCGCCCGGATGTCGCCCGACGTGGAGTCGGCCGGCGGCCACGACGCGCTGGTGGGGCACCGCGGCGTGCGCCTGTCCGGAGGCCAGGTGCAGCGCCTCGCCCTGGCCCGGGGCCTGGCCTGCCAGGCCGAGCTGCTGCTCGCCGACGACGTGTCCTCCGCGCTGGACGCGGCCACCGAGATCGAGCTCTGGTCGGCGCTCCGCGCGCAGGGGGTCACCGTGGTCGGGGCGACCTCCAAGCGCGCCGCGCTGGCCCAGGCCGACCGGGTGGTGGTGCTGGTGGAGGGCCGGGTCGCCGCCTCGGGCCATTGGTCCGACCTCGTCGGCCGCTGGGGTCACCTGGCCGGCTGA
- a CDS encoding TIGR01777 family oxidoreductase — translation MRIVIAGASGFLGSNLTDELRNRGHQVTRLVRRETSAEDESTWDPYAGTLDRDLVAGADVVVNLAGSPTAGNPHSQKWARELRESRVRTTELLARTIAETGGEPAFLAGNGISWYGDHGDRPLTEASDSRGHGLLTEVTREWQAATTPAVEAGARVCVLRTSPVMDRRSEPLRSLRLLFRAGLGARLGDGGQYMPMISLRDWVGAVAHLAEHDRAEGPFNLCCPEPPTNAEFSRALARAVHRISLPGVPKAALRLGAGRMAPELLNSVNARPAALQESGFAFQDPDVEAILATGLATGMSTAR, via the coding sequence ATGCGGATCGTGATCGCCGGTGCCTCCGGCTTCCTGGGCAGCAACCTCACCGACGAGCTGCGCAACCGCGGCCACCAGGTCACCCGGCTGGTGCGGCGGGAGACGTCCGCCGAGGACGAGTCGACGTGGGACCCGTACGCCGGCACCCTCGACCGCGACCTGGTGGCGGGCGCGGACGTGGTGGTCAACCTCGCCGGCTCCCCCACCGCCGGCAATCCGCACTCGCAGAAGTGGGCGCGTGAGCTGCGGGAGAGCCGCGTCCGCACCACCGAGCTGCTGGCCCGGACGATCGCCGAGACGGGGGGCGAGCCGGCGTTCCTGGCCGGCAACGGCATCAGCTGGTACGGCGACCACGGCGACCGGCCGCTGACCGAGGCCTCCGACAGCCGTGGCCACGGGCTGCTCACCGAGGTGACCCGCGAGTGGCAGGCCGCGACGACTCCCGCGGTCGAGGCGGGGGCCCGGGTCTGCGTACTGCGCACCTCCCCCGTGATGGACCGGCGCAGCGAGCCGCTGCGGTCGCTGCGGCTGCTGTTCCGGGCCGGCCTGGGCGCACGACTGGGTGACGGCGGCCAGTACATGCCGATGATCTCGCTGCGCGACTGGGTCGGCGCGGTCGCGCACCTCGCCGAGCACGACCGGGCCGAGGGGCCGTTCAATCTGTGCTGCCCGGAGCCGCCGACCAACGCCGAGTTCTCCCGGGCGCTGGCCCGTGCGGTGCACCGGATCTCGTTGCCCGGCGTGCCGAAGGCGGCGCTGCGCCTGGGCGCCGGCCGGATGGCCCCGGAGCTGCTGAACTCGGTCAACGCCCGTCCGGCGGCCCTGCAGGAGAGCGGCTTCGCCTTCCAGGACCCCGACGTCGAGGCGATCCTGGCCACGGGGTTGGCCACCGGAATGTCCACCGCCCGATAG
- the lpdA gene encoding dihydrolipoyl dehydrogenase, whose translation MADADFDVLILGAGSGGYACALRAAQLGLTVGLVEKGNLGGTCLHVGCIPTKALLHAAEVADSARESEQFGVRASLEGIDMEGVNAYKDGVVSRLFKGLTGLVKGRGITVIEGEGRLTGPRQVTVGDTTYTGQHVVLASGSYAKSLPGLEVDGERVITSEHALRLDRVPSSVIVLGGGVIGCEFASVWKSFGAEVTIVEALPRLVAAEDEASSKALERAFRKRKIDFRTGTPFQSVKVTDTGVAVTVEDARGEQSVLEADLLLVAVGRGPSTDGLGYDEQGVAMERGFVLTDERCRTNLEGVYAVGDIVPGLQLAHRGFQQGIFVAEDIAGLDPRPIDETGIPRVTYSSPEIASVGLDEAAAAEKYGADGIETVTYDLGGNGKSQILKTQGFVKLVRAKDGPVVGVHLVGDRVGELIGEAQLIYNWEGHAEDVAPLVHAHPTQNEALGEAHLALAGKALHAHS comes from the coding sequence GTGGCCGACGCCGACTTCGACGTACTCATCCTCGGTGCGGGATCCGGCGGCTACGCCTGCGCGCTACGGGCGGCCCAGCTGGGCCTGACGGTCGGCCTGGTCGAGAAGGGCAACCTCGGCGGCACCTGCCTGCACGTCGGGTGCATCCCCACCAAGGCGCTGCTGCATGCGGCCGAGGTCGCGGACTCCGCCCGCGAGTCGGAGCAGTTCGGCGTGCGCGCCTCGCTCGAGGGCATCGACATGGAGGGGGTCAACGCCTACAAGGACGGCGTGGTCTCCCGGCTCTTCAAGGGACTCACCGGCCTCGTCAAGGGCCGCGGCATCACGGTGATCGAGGGCGAGGGGCGGCTGACCGGCCCGAGGCAGGTCACCGTCGGCGACACGACGTACACCGGGCAGCACGTGGTGCTGGCCTCCGGCTCCTACGCCAAGAGCCTGCCCGGCCTGGAGGTGGACGGCGAGCGGGTGATCACCTCCGAGCACGCGCTGCGCCTGGACCGCGTGCCCTCGTCGGTGATCGTGCTCGGCGGTGGCGTGATCGGCTGCGAGTTCGCCAGCGTCTGGAAGAGCTTCGGCGCCGAGGTGACGATCGTCGAGGCGCTCCCCCGCCTGGTCGCCGCCGAGGACGAGGCCTCCTCGAAGGCGCTCGAGCGTGCGTTCCGCAAGCGCAAGATCGACTTCCGCACCGGCACGCCGTTCCAGAGCGTGAAGGTCACCGACACCGGCGTCGCCGTCACCGTCGAAGACGCCCGCGGTGAGCAGAGCGTGCTCGAGGCCGACCTGCTGCTGGTGGCGGTCGGGCGCGGCCCGAGCACCGACGGTCTCGGCTACGACGAGCAGGGCGTCGCGATGGAGCGCGGGTTCGTCCTCACCGACGAGCGGTGCCGCACGAATCTCGAGGGCGTGTACGCCGTCGGCGACATCGTGCCGGGGCTGCAGCTCGCCCACCGCGGCTTCCAGCAGGGCATCTTCGTGGCCGAGGACATCGCCGGCCTCGACCCCCGGCCCATCGACGAGACGGGCATCCCGCGGGTCACCTACTCCTCCCCCGAGATCGCCTCGGTCGGGCTCGACGAGGCCGCCGCCGCCGAGAAGTACGGCGCCGACGGCATCGAGACCGTCACCTACGACCTCGGCGGCAACGGCAAGAGCCAGATCCTGAAGACCCAGGGCTTCGTCAAGCTGGTCCGGGCCAAGGACGGGCCGGTCGTGGGCGTGCACCTGGTCGGCGACCGCGTCGGTGAGCTCATCGGCGAGGCGCAGCTGATCTACAACTGGGAGGGCCACGCCGAGGACGTGGCGCCGCTCGTCCACGCCCATCCGACCCAGAACGAAGCACTCGGCGAGGCCCACCTGGCCCTCGCCGGCAAGGCGCTGCACGCCCACTCCTGA
- the lipA gene encoding lipoyl synthase, translated as MTTAPAAPEGRKLLRLEVRNSETPIERKPEWIKTRAKMGPEYKHLQNLVKSEGLHTVCQEAGCPNIFECWEDREATFLIGGDQCTRRCDFCQIDTGKPQPLDRDEPRRVAESVRSMELRYATITGVARDDLEDGGAWLYAETVRAIHELNPDTGVENLIPDFNGKPDLLREVFESRPEVLAHNVETVPRIFKRIRPGFRYERSLDVITQARDFGLVTKSNLILGMGETREEVSQALRDLHEAGCELITITQYLRPSLRHHPVERWVKPEEFVELSAEAEQIGFSGVMSGPLVRSSYRAGRLYRQAMEARETTPA; from the coding sequence GTGACGACCGCCCCTGCCGCCCCAGAAGGACGCAAGCTCCTCCGCCTCGAGGTCCGCAACAGCGAGACCCCGATCGAGCGCAAGCCCGAGTGGATCAAGACCCGGGCGAAGATGGGGCCGGAGTACAAGCACCTGCAGAACCTGGTGAAGTCCGAGGGGCTGCACACGGTGTGCCAGGAGGCCGGCTGTCCCAACATCTTCGAGTGTTGGGAGGACCGGGAGGCGACGTTCCTCATCGGCGGCGACCAGTGCACGCGGCGCTGCGACTTCTGCCAGATCGACACCGGCAAGCCGCAGCCGCTGGACCGCGACGAGCCGCGCCGGGTGGCCGAGTCGGTCCGGTCGATGGAGCTGCGCTACGCCACCATCACCGGGGTGGCCCGCGACGACCTCGAGGACGGCGGCGCCTGGCTGTACGCCGAGACCGTGCGCGCGATCCACGAGCTGAACCCCGACACCGGGGTCGAGAACCTGATCCCGGACTTCAACGGCAAGCCCGACCTGCTGCGCGAGGTGTTCGAGTCGCGCCCCGAGGTGCTGGCCCACAACGTCGAGACCGTGCCGCGGATCTTCAAGCGGATCCGTCCGGGCTTCCGCTACGAGCGCTCGCTGGACGTGATCACCCAGGCCCGCGACTTCGGCCTGGTCACCAAGTCCAACCTGATCCTCGGCATGGGCGAGACCCGCGAGGAGGTCAGCCAGGCGCTGCGCGACCTGCACGAGGCCGGCTGTGAGCTGATCACGATCACCCAGTACCTCCGCCCCTCGCTGCGGCACCACCCGGTGGAGCGCTGGGTCAAGCCCGAGGAGTTCGTCGAGCTCAGCGCGGAGGCCGAGCAGATCGGCTTCTCCGGCGTGATGTCGGGTCCGCTGGTGCGTTCGTCCTACCGGGCCGGCCGGTTGTACCGTCAGGCCATGGAGGCGCGGGAGACCACCCCCGCCTGA
- the lipB gene encoding lipoyl(octanoyl) transferase LipB has product MSDLTFRTVGLGDEAVDYLAAWDLQRDVHAAVADGQHPDTVLLLEHPPVFTAGKRTDPHERPADPGGAQVIDVDRGGKITFHGPGQLVGYPIVVLPDHVKVVDYVRRVEEALIAVCRDLGVTTARVPGRSGVWLQADERGPERKIAALGIRVSRGVTMHGFALNCDVDLGWYDRFVPCGISDAGVTSLTRELDRDVTVAEVLPSVERHLDTYLAWGPYTATPDYEPRPEPGRAPRIELLKPNL; this is encoded by the coding sequence GTGAGCGACCTGACCTTCCGCACCGTGGGCCTCGGCGACGAGGCGGTCGACTACCTCGCCGCGTGGGACCTGCAGCGCGACGTGCACGCCGCGGTCGCCGACGGTCAGCACCCCGACACCGTGCTGCTGCTCGAGCACCCGCCCGTCTTCACCGCCGGCAAGCGCACCGACCCCCACGAGCGACCCGCCGACCCCGGCGGCGCCCAGGTCATCGACGTCGACCGCGGCGGGAAGATCACCTTCCACGGTCCCGGCCAGCTGGTCGGCTACCCGATCGTCGTCCTCCCCGACCACGTCAAGGTCGTCGACTACGTACGCCGGGTCGAGGAGGCCCTGATCGCCGTGTGCCGCGACCTCGGCGTCACCACCGCGCGGGTCCCCGGTCGCAGCGGCGTCTGGTTGCAGGCCGACGAGCGCGGCCCGGAACGCAAGATCGCCGCGCTCGGCATCCGGGTCAGCCGGGGGGTCACCATGCACGGCTTCGCGCTCAACTGCGACGTCGACCTGGGCTGGTACGACCGGTTCGTGCCGTGCGGCATCTCCGATGCCGGCGTGACCTCGCTGACCCGCGAGCTCGACCGCGACGTCACCGTCGCGGAGGTGCTGCCGAGCGTGGAGCGGCACCTCGACACCTACCTCGCCTGGGGTCCCTACACCGCGACGCCGGACTACGAGCCGCGCCCCGAGCCCGGGCGCGCGCCGCGCATCGAGCTGCTCAAGCCCAACCTCTGA
- the sucB gene encoding 2-oxoglutarate dehydrogenase, E2 component, dihydrolipoamide succinyltransferase, producing MATEVNLPALGESVTEGTVTRWLKEVGDTVAVDEPLLEVSTDKVDTEIPSPIAGTLLEIKAKEDDTVEVGAVLALVGDEGESGGSGDQDGSADEAPQAEQEEPEDVAEAEEPAAAEAPAPAAEEAEKPSADTKPSGGSGTSVTLPALGESVTEGTVTRWLKSVGDEVAVDEPLLEVSTDKVDTEIPSPVAGTLLEIKAEEDETVEVGAELAIIGDASAAPAPAEEKQPEPEPEPEPEPEPEPAPKAAEPEQAAPAAEQAPEPSRETPAQQESPQQPAQQPAAQETDRGDASTYVTPLVRKLASQHDVDLSSVTGTGVGGRIRKQDVLDAAKANQAPAPAAPAAAPAASAPAASAPSSAPSPLRGKTEKMSRLRKIIASRMVESLQTSAQLTQVMEVDVTNIARLRDAAKAEFLAREGVKLTYLPFFAKAAIDALKVHPALNATIDTEAGEVTYFDREHLAIAVDTEKGLLTPVIKDAGDLSVAGLAKKIADVAGRTRSNKIGPDELSGATFTITNLGSFGALFDTPIINKPQVAILGPGAVVKRPVVIDDPNLGETIAVRYMVYLSLSYDHQLVDGADAGRFLKDVKQRLESGQFEV from the coding sequence ATGGCCACCGAAGTCAACCTGCCGGCACTCGGAGAGTCCGTCACCGAAGGCACTGTCACCCGCTGGTTGAAGGAGGTCGGGGACACGGTCGCGGTGGACGAGCCGCTGCTGGAGGTGTCGACCGACAAGGTCGACACCGAGATCCCCTCGCCGATCGCCGGCACCCTCCTGGAGATCAAGGCCAAGGAGGACGACACCGTCGAGGTGGGCGCGGTCCTGGCCCTGGTCGGCGACGAGGGCGAGTCGGGCGGCTCCGGTGACCAGGACGGCTCCGCCGACGAGGCGCCGCAGGCCGAGCAGGAGGAGCCCGAGGACGTCGCCGAGGCAGAGGAGCCCGCGGCCGCCGAGGCCCCGGCACCGGCCGCCGAGGAGGCCGAGAAGCCTTCCGCCGACACGAAGCCCTCGGGCGGCTCCGGCACCTCGGTCACCCTCCCGGCGCTGGGCGAGTCCGTCACCGAGGGCACCGTGACCCGCTGGCTGAAGTCGGTCGGCGACGAGGTCGCCGTCGACGAGCCGCTGCTGGAGGTCTCCACCGACAAGGTCGACACCGAGATCCCCTCGCCGGTCGCCGGCACCCTGCTGGAGATCAAGGCCGAGGAGGACGAGACCGTCGAGGTGGGCGCCGAGCTGGCGATCATCGGTGACGCCTCCGCCGCCCCGGCCCCGGCCGAGGAGAAGCAGCCCGAGCCCGAGCCGGAGCCCGAGCCCGAGCCCGAGCCGGAGCCCGCCCCGAAGGCGGCGGAGCCCGAGCAGGCAGCTCCGGCCGCCGAGCAGGCGCCCGAGCCGTCGCGCGAGACCCCCGCCCAGCAGGAGTCCCCCCAGCAGCCGGCCCAGCAGCCGGCCGCGCAGGAGACCGACCGGGGCGACGCGTCGACGTACGTCACGCCGCTGGTGCGCAAGCTCGCCTCGCAGCACGACGTGGACCTGTCGTCGGTGACCGGCACCGGTGTCGGCGGCCGGATCCGCAAGCAGGACGTGCTCGACGCGGCCAAGGCCAACCAGGCCCCGGCACCCGCGGCCCCGGCTGCCGCACCGGCGGCCTCCGCCCCGGCCGCCTCCGCCCCGTCCTCGGCGCCCTCGCCGCTGCGCGGCAAGACCGAGAAGATGTCGCGGCTGCGCAAGATCATCGCGAGCCGGATGGTCGAGTCGCTGCAGACCTCGGCCCAGCTGACCCAGGTCATGGAGGTCGACGTCACCAACATCGCGCGGCTGCGTGATGCGGCGAAGGCGGAGTTCCTGGCTCGCGAGGGCGTGAAGCTGACCTACCTGCCGTTCTTCGCCAAGGCGGCGATCGACGCGCTCAAGGTGCACCCGGCGCTCAACGCGACCATCGACACCGAGGCCGGCGAGGTCACCTACTTCGACCGCGAGCACCTCGCGATCGCGGTGGACACCGAGAAGGGCCTGCTCACCCCGGTCATCAAGGACGCCGGTGACCTGTCCGTCGCCGGGCTCGCGAAGAAGATCGCGGACGTCGCCGGACGCACCCGCAGCAACAAGATCGGTCCCGACGAGCTGTCCGGCGCCACGTTCACGATCACCAACCTCGGCAGCTTCGGGGCCCTGTTCGACACCCCGATCATCAACAAGCCGCAGGTCGCGATCCTCGGCCCCGGTGCCGTGGTCAAGCGTCCGGTGGTCATCGACGACCCGAACCTCGGCGAGACGATCGCGGTGCGCTACATGGTCTACCTCTCGCTGTCCTACGACCACCAGCTGGTCGACGGAGCGGACGCGGGCCGCTTCCTCAAGGACGTCAAGCAGCGCCTGGAGTCCGGCCAGTTCGAGGTCTGA
- a CDS encoding ABC transporter ATP-binding protein, with product MSELVIETEGLRKEFRTRRGARRVAVADLDLAVPRGGVHGFLGPNGSGKTTTIRMLLGLARPTRGSMRLFGEPVPRRLPVVIGRVGAVVESPKFSPNLTARRNLLLLARTIGAGDDQVDAAVETVGLTGRERDRYKSFSLGMKQRLAIAATLLKDPDLLILDEPTNGLDPAGIREIRDTIRTLGERGVTVLLSSHILAEVQQVCTSATIIGNGRLLASGTVADLLAGDAAFRVRVPDDPARAAGVLAAAGLSTTAEGDGQLRVETDRPESITRALAEAGIWLSELSPVRADLEAFFLDLTAQDRLGTAAAPAEVGTR from the coding sequence ATGAGCGAGCTGGTCATCGAGACCGAGGGGCTCCGCAAGGAGTTCCGCACCAGGCGAGGCGCGCGGCGGGTCGCCGTGGCCGACCTGGACCTGGCGGTGCCCCGGGGCGGTGTGCACGGGTTCCTGGGCCCCAACGGGTCGGGCAAGACCACCACGATCCGGATGCTGCTCGGCCTGGCCCGGCCGACCCGCGGTTCGATGCGGCTGTTCGGCGAACCCGTCCCCCGGCGGCTGCCGGTGGTGATCGGCCGGGTCGGGGCGGTCGTCGAGAGCCCGAAGTTCTCCCCCAACCTCACCGCCCGCCGGAACCTGCTGCTGCTCGCCCGCACGATCGGCGCCGGCGACGACCAGGTCGACGCCGCGGTCGAGACCGTCGGCCTGACCGGTCGGGAGCGGGACCGGTACAAGTCCTTCTCCCTGGGCATGAAGCAGCGGCTGGCGATCGCGGCGACGCTCCTCAAGGACCCCGACCTGCTGATCCTGGACGAACCCACCAACGGGCTGGACCCCGCCGGGATCCGCGAGATCCGCGACACCATCCGCACGCTCGGCGAGCGCGGGGTCACGGTGCTACTCAGCTCCCACATCCTCGCCGAGGTGCAACAGGTGTGCACCTCGGCCACGATCATCGGCAACGGACGGCTGCTGGCCTCGGGCACGGTGGCCGACCTGCTCGCCGGCGACGCCGCGTTCCGGGTCCGGGTGCCCGACGACCCGGCCCGGGCCGCCGGGGTGCTCGCGGCCGCGGGGCTCTCGACCACGGCCGAGGGCGACGGCCAGCTCCGGGTGGAGACCGATCGCCCCGAGTCGATCACACGGGCGCTGGCCGAGGCCGGCATCTGGCTCTCCGAGCTGAGCCCGGTCCGGGCCGACCTCGAGGCGTTCTTCCTCGACCTGACCGCGCAGGACCGGCTCGGCACGGCCGCGGCCCCGGCGGAGGTGGGGACCCGATGA